One segment of Anatilimnocola aggregata DNA contains the following:
- the pgk gene encoding phosphoglycerate kinase, which translates to MAVTAERAFRLCQLLKGVATREQLSLADYLQSIPKLDSLEDLPAGTTVLIRGDVDAKVGAEVGQGDIRLRSMVETIKFGQEKGFKQVIFGHLGRKEKDKPIGSLAKVATRLGKLLGSEVPLIEDWLDESTNTVKDHVQQTIGAAPNGSVFVLQNVRGYDIETALWKAKPDALAAVAAKQATFADSLAEKVAQVYVNEALSAGSLDASSTIVPLAMNRVALGKYTAREFEGPMMECMQAQFVVFSGIKIDKLDDLEAMINRGKIKTIISAGSLAMALKKAEALVAGKEFNLGVTEDPAHADKPYYIPPDRIEQARRMLLAGKKQGIEFVLPCDFVLADASVVETLKPGDQQFDIGPKTIALFSQKIGDFLTKHKGQESTTVAFHNGVFGMFEDPRFEAGTKAFIGQLKRLTDAGIKVYVGGGEGGTALERYGQPNWVTHCFTAGGTVLNALGSEPVPYLVALRMAAQDA; encoded by the coding sequence ATGGCCGTCACCGCCGAACGTGCTTTCCGCCTTTGTCAGTTACTTAAAGGCGTTGCCACACGAGAACAACTGAGCCTCGCCGACTACTTGCAATCCATCCCCAAGCTCGATTCGCTCGAGGACCTGCCGGCAGGCACAACGGTGCTCATTCGTGGCGATGTCGATGCCAAAGTGGGTGCCGAAGTGGGCCAGGGCGATATCCGCCTGCGCTCGATGGTCGAAACCATCAAGTTTGGCCAAGAGAAGGGCTTTAAGCAGGTGATCTTCGGTCACCTCGGCCGCAAAGAGAAGGACAAGCCGATTGGTTCGCTTGCCAAGGTGGCCACGCGCCTCGGCAAACTGCTCGGCAGCGAAGTGCCCCTCATCGAAGACTGGCTGGACGAAAGCACCAACACCGTGAAGGACCACGTGCAGCAGACGATTGGTGCCGCTCCGAACGGCAGCGTCTTCGTCCTGCAAAATGTGCGTGGTTACGACATTGAAACGGCGCTGTGGAAAGCCAAGCCCGATGCGCTCGCCGCAGTGGCCGCCAAACAAGCGACGTTCGCCGATTCGCTGGCCGAGAAAGTGGCCCAGGTCTACGTCAACGAAGCCCTCTCGGCCGGCAGTCTCGATGCTTCGAGCACGATCGTCCCGTTGGCGATGAACCGCGTCGCATTGGGCAAATACACCGCCCGCGAGTTCGAAGGGCCGATGATGGAGTGCATGCAGGCCCAGTTCGTGGTTTTCAGCGGCATCAAGATCGATAAGCTTGACGACCTCGAAGCGATGATTAATCGCGGCAAGATCAAGACGATCATCTCGGCCGGTTCGCTGGCGATGGCGCTGAAAAAGGCCGAAGCCCTGGTAGCCGGCAAAGAGTTCAATCTCGGTGTGACCGAAGACCCCGCTCATGCCGACAAGCCTTACTACATTCCGCCCGACCGCATCGAACAAGCCCGCCGCATGTTGCTGGCCGGCAAGAAGCAGGGCATTGAGTTTGTCTTGCCGTGCGACTTCGTCCTGGCTGATGCCAGTGTGGTCGAAACTCTGAAACCCGGCGATCAACAATTCGACATCGGCCCCAAGACCATCGCTCTCTTTAGTCAGAAGATTGGCGACTTCCTCACCAAGCACAAGGGGCAAGAGTCGACGACAGTTGCCTTCCACAACGGCGTCTTCGGCATGTTCGAAGATCCTCGTTTCGAAGCTGGTACGAAGGCTTTCATTGGCCAACTCAAGCGGCTGACCGATGCGGGCATTAAGGTCTACGTCGGTGGCGGCGAAGGTGGTACCGCTCTCGAACGCTACGGCCAGCCGAATTGGGTCACCCACTGCTTTACGGCAGGTGGCACAGTGCTCAATGCCCTGGGTAGCGAGCCAGTTCCTTATCTCGTGGCTTTGCGCATGGCTGCTCAAGACGCCTAA